A section of the Streptomyces xinghaiensis S187 genome encodes:
- the ptsP gene encoding phosphoenolpyruvate--protein phosphotransferase encodes MKTTLRGVGVSHGVAIGEVRHMGTAVLEPPAKQIPEQEAPREQARARRAVEAVSADLTARGQLAGGEAQAVLEAQAMMAQDPELMADVDRRIAVGSTAERAVYDALAAYRSLLAGAGEYLAGRVADLDDVRNRIVARLLGVPMPGVPDSDEPYVLIARDLAPADTALLDPTLVLGFVTEEGGPTSHSAILARALGVPAVVALPGACDLAEGTVIAVDGSTGEVFVSPSADKRAEIEAAAAARRAALTAVTGPGATSDGHKVPLLANVGGPADVPAAVEAGAEGVGLFRTEFLFLDDGENAPSEEKQVEAYRTVLEAFPEGRVVVRVLDAGADKPLAFLTPADEPNPALGVRGLRTLLDHPEVLRTQLTALARAAEGLPVYLEVMAPMVADRTDARAFADACREAGLRAKFGAMVEIPSAALRARSILQEVEFLSLGTNDLAQYTFAADRQVGAVSRLQDPWQPALLDLVAISAEAAKAEGKSCGVCGEAASDPLLACVLTGLGVTSLSMGAASLPYVRATLAQHTLAQCERAAAAARAADTAEEARRAAQAVLSGE; translated from the coding sequence ATGAAGACAACACTGCGAGGCGTCGGCGTGAGCCACGGAGTGGCGATCGGCGAGGTACGGCACATGGGGACGGCGGTGCTGGAGCCGCCCGCCAAGCAGATCCCCGAGCAGGAGGCGCCGCGTGAGCAGGCTCGGGCGCGGCGTGCCGTGGAGGCCGTCTCCGCGGACCTGACGGCCCGTGGGCAGTTGGCCGGGGGCGAGGCGCAGGCGGTGCTCGAGGCCCAGGCGATGATGGCCCAGGACCCGGAGCTGATGGCCGACGTCGACCGCCGGATCGCGGTGGGCAGCACCGCTGAGCGTGCCGTGTACGACGCCCTCGCGGCGTACCGGTCGCTGCTCGCGGGGGCCGGGGAGTATCTGGCCGGGCGGGTGGCCGATCTGGACGATGTGCGGAACCGGATCGTGGCGCGGCTGCTCGGGGTGCCGATGCCGGGGGTTCCGGACAGCGATGAGCCGTATGTCCTGATCGCGCGGGATCTCGCGCCGGCCGACACCGCGCTGCTCGACCCGACGCTGGTGCTGGGCTTCGTCACCGAGGAGGGCGGGCCGACCAGCCACAGCGCGATTCTGGCGCGGGCTCTCGGGGTCCCGGCCGTGGTGGCGCTGCCGGGGGCGTGCGACCTGGCCGAGGGGACGGTCATCGCCGTCGACGGCAGCACCGGTGAGGTGTTCGTGTCGCCGAGCGCGGACAAGCGGGCGGAGATCGAGGCGGCGGCGGCCGCGCGGCGGGCCGCGCTGACCGCGGTCACCGGGCCGGGGGCGACCTCGGACGGGCACAAGGTGCCGCTGCTCGCCAACGTCGGCGGGCCGGCCGATGTGCCGGCGGCGGTCGAGGCCGGCGCCGAGGGCGTGGGGCTGTTCCGCACCGAGTTCCTGTTCCTGGACGACGGTGAGAACGCGCCGTCGGAGGAGAAGCAGGTCGAGGCCTACCGGACGGTGCTGGAGGCGTTCCCGGAGGGGCGGGTGGTTGTCCGCGTGCTGGACGCGGGCGCCGACAAGCCGCTCGCCTTCCTGACTCCGGCCGACGAGCCGAATCCCGCGCTCGGTGTGCGGGGGCTGCGGACCCTGCTCGACCATCCCGAGGTGTTGCGGACCCAGCTCACGGCCCTGGCCAGGGCCGCCGAGGGGCTGCCGGTCTATCTGGAGGTCATGGCCCCGATGGTGGCGGACCGCACCGACGCCAGGGCGTTCGCCGATGCCTGCCGGGAGGCCGGGCTGCGGGCGAAGTTCGGGGCCATGGTGGAGATTCCGTCGGCCGCGCTGCGGGCCCGGTCGATCCTGCAGGAGGTGGAGTTCCTCTCGCTGGGGACCAATGACCTCGCGCAGTACACCTTCGCGGCGGACCGGCAGGTCGGTGCCGTGTCCCGCCTGCAGGACCCCTGGCAGCCGGCGCTGCTCGACCTGGTGGCGATCTCGGCGGAAGCGGCCAAGGCGGAGGGCAAGAGCTGCGGGGTGTGCGGGGAGGCCGCCTCGGATCCGCTGCTCGCCTGTGTGCTGACGGGTCTGGGCGTCACGAGTCTGTCCATGGGCGCCGCCTCGCTGCCGTATGTCCGGGCGACGCTGGCCCAGCACACCCTGGCCCAGTGCGAGCGCGCGGCGGCGGCCGCCCGTGCGGCCGACACCGCCGAGGAGGCCCGGAGGGCCGCACAGGCGGTGCTGTCCGGGGAGTGA
- a CDS encoding NUDIX domain-containing protein yields the protein MITEPRPDSHCSFCGAAFPPGTGWPRTCANCGNVSYRNPLPVAVALLPVRTAGGGRSGGVGPAVVRRAIEPGRGLLALPGGFIDHGEDWRAAVVRELREETGIEAAAREVRLADVLSSPGGHLLVFGLLPERDEADLPPSAPTDETDGWQILSAPAELAFPLHTEAVRGWFVGRYRYAPL from the coding sequence GTGATCACCGAGCCGCGTCCGGATTCCCACTGTTCCTTCTGCGGTGCCGCCTTCCCGCCCGGCACCGGATGGCCCCGTACCTGCGCGAACTGCGGAAACGTCTCCTACCGCAATCCGCTGCCGGTCGCGGTGGCCCTGCTTCCCGTCCGTACGGCGGGCGGAGGCCGGTCCGGCGGCGTGGGGCCGGCCGTGGTCCGCCGTGCCATCGAGCCCGGGCGCGGCCTGCTCGCCCTGCCGGGCGGATTCATCGACCACGGTGAGGACTGGCGTGCCGCCGTCGTCCGCGAGCTCCGCGAGGAGACCGGAATCGAGGCCGCCGCACGGGAGGTGCGCCTGGCGGACGTCCTCAGCTCCCCCGGCGGGCACCTGCTGGTCTTCGGGCTGCTGCCCGAACGCGATGAAGCGGACCTGCCGCCGTCCGCCCCCACCGACGAGACCGACGGCTGGCAGATCCTGAGTGCCCCCGCCGAACTGGCCTTCCCTCTGCACACGGAGGCCGTCCGCGGCTGGTTCGTGGGCCGCTACCGCTACGCGCCGCTCTGA
- a CDS encoding acetoacetate--CoA ligase, translating into MTAAHSAAPTTADGPEQPEPLWSPGPDRIEGARLTRFQAWAAERFGAPAAVPGDPAASYAALHQWSVGELATFWQAVTEWFDVRFTTPYETVLADRSMPGATWFPGATLNYAEHALRAAEDPARAGEPALLYVDETHEPRPVTWAELRRQVGSLAAGLRRLGVRPGDRVSGYLPNIPEAAVALLATAAVGGVWTSCAPDFGARSVLDRFQQVEPVVLFTVDGYRYGGKEHDRTETVAELRRELPGLRATVHIPLLGTPAPEGALEWDALTAADTEPVFEHVPFDHPLWVLYSSGTTGLPKAIVQSQGGILVEHLKQLGLHCDLGPEDRFFWYTSTGWMMWNFLVSGLLTGTTVVLYDGSPGYPATDAQWRVAERTGATLYGTSAAYVMACRKAGVHPGRDFDLSRVQCVATTGSPLPPDGFRWIHDEVSEDLWIASVSGGTDVCSCFAGAVPTLPVHIGELQAPGLGTGLQAWDPQGRPVTDEVGELVVTNPMPSMPIRFWNDPDGSRYRESYFEMFPGNWRHGDWITVTSRGSVVIHGRSDSTLNRQGVRMGSADIYEAVERLPEIRESLVIGVEQPDGGYWMPLFVHLTEGAVLDDALRDRIRRVIREQLSPRHVPDEIIEAPGVPHTLTGKRIEVPVKRLLQGVALDKAVNPGSVDNIELLRFYGRVAEQRAADRP; encoded by the coding sequence ATGACCGCCGCGCACAGCGCAGCACCGACGACCGCAGACGGGCCGGAGCAGCCGGAGCCCCTGTGGAGCCCCGGACCCGACCGGATCGAGGGCGCCCGGCTGACCCGCTTCCAGGCCTGGGCCGCCGAACGCTTCGGCGCCCCCGCGGCCGTCCCCGGCGACCCCGCCGCGAGCTACGCCGCCCTGCACCAGTGGTCCGTCGGCGAACTCGCCACGTTCTGGCAGGCGGTGACCGAGTGGTTCGACGTCCGCTTCACCACCCCGTACGAGACGGTCCTCGCCGACCGCTCCATGCCCGGCGCCACCTGGTTCCCCGGCGCCACCCTCAACTACGCCGAGCACGCCCTCCGCGCCGCCGAGGACCCGGCCCGCGCCGGCGAGCCGGCCCTGCTGTACGTCGACGAGACGCACGAACCGCGCCCCGTCACCTGGGCCGAACTCCGCCGTCAGGTCGGCTCGCTCGCCGCCGGACTGCGCCGCCTCGGCGTCCGCCCCGGTGACCGGGTCAGCGGCTACCTGCCCAACATCCCCGAGGCCGCCGTCGCCCTCCTGGCCACCGCCGCCGTCGGCGGCGTCTGGACCTCCTGCGCGCCCGACTTCGGCGCGCGCAGCGTCCTCGACCGCTTCCAGCAGGTCGAGCCCGTGGTCCTGTTCACCGTCGACGGCTACCGCTACGGCGGCAAGGAGCACGACCGCACGGAGACCGTCGCCGAACTCCGCCGCGAACTCCCGGGCCTGCGCGCCACCGTGCACATCCCGCTGCTCGGCACCCCCGCCCCCGAGGGCGCCCTGGAGTGGGACGCCCTCACCGCCGCCGACACCGAACCGGTCTTCGAACACGTCCCCTTCGACCACCCGCTGTGGGTCCTCTACTCCTCCGGCACCACCGGGCTGCCGAAGGCCATCGTCCAGTCCCAGGGCGGCATCCTCGTCGAACACCTCAAGCAGCTCGGCCTCCACTGCGACCTCGGTCCCGAGGACCGCTTCTTCTGGTACACCTCCACCGGCTGGATGATGTGGAACTTCCTCGTCTCCGGCCTGCTCACCGGCACCACCGTCGTCCTCTACGACGGCAGCCCCGGTTACCCCGCCACCGACGCCCAGTGGCGCGTCGCCGAACGCACCGGCGCCACCCTCTACGGCACCTCGGCCGCCTACGTCATGGCCTGCCGCAAGGCCGGCGTCCACCCCGGCCGCGACTTCGACCTCTCCCGCGTCCAGTGCGTCGCCACCACGGGCTCCCCCCTCCCGCCCGACGGCTTCCGCTGGATCCACGACGAGGTGTCCGAAGACCTGTGGATCGCCTCCGTCAGCGGCGGCACCGACGTCTGCAGCTGCTTCGCGGGCGCCGTCCCCACCCTCCCCGTCCACATCGGCGAACTGCAGGCACCCGGCCTCGGCACCGGCCTCCAGGCGTGGGACCCGCAGGGGAGGCCGGTCACCGACGAGGTCGGCGAGCTCGTCGTCACCAACCCCATGCCGTCCATGCCCATCCGCTTCTGGAACGACCCCGACGGCTCCCGCTACCGCGAGAGCTACTTCGAGATGTTCCCCGGCAACTGGCGCCACGGGGACTGGATCACCGTCACCTCGCGCGGCTCCGTCGTCATCCACGGCCGTTCCGACTCCACCCTCAACCGCCAGGGCGTCCGTATGGGGTCCGCCGACATCTACGAGGCCGTCGAACGGCTCCCCGAAATCCGGGAATCCCTCGTCATCGGCGTCGAACAGCCCGACGGCGGCTACTGGATGCCGCTCTTCGTCCACCTCACGGAAGGAGCCGTCCTCGACGACGCCCTCCGCGACCGCATCCGGCGCGTCATCCGCGAGCAGCTCTCCCCCCGCCACGTCCCCGACGAGATCATCGAGGCCCCGGGCGTCCCGCACACCCTCACCGGGAAGCGCATCGAAGTCCCGGTCAAGCGGCTCCTCCAGGGCGTCGCCCTCGACAAGGCGGTCAACCCGGGCTCCGTCGACAACATCGAACTGCTCCGCTTCTACGGGCGCGTCGCCGAACAACGCGCGGCCGACCGCCCCTGA
- a CDS encoding glycoside hydrolase family 31 protein, with translation MDARGLVRSVGVLGTARGVRSVRSAWRRSRADAAALPRPGAERARVPGAAVGAEPRPGGGVVRFARSSLLVRVTVGGAVFCGWDGAGPEPSYGLAHGCPAADARAELEPDTEGGWRVVSERMTVAVSRLGAVEFRTPGGVVLRRDLPPRWWDPADAGDAGSAGDAGGTPPGAGGSRWTQCSRVAADARFFGLGGRAAGPRLAGGPYRLWNTAPGGAFGPGNDPLPVTMPVQLVVADAGTHLVFHDNSWNGWVRLREGAEGAGSGHDRPGSCELRFDGGPVRSWTVVGGPARVLRGWTALTGAPALPPGWAFGHQHAYDASGGGGGEGAPAVAAAYRELGLPLSALHVDSPGLPAQRKAGHGSAHGTAGSDGHGTRLGPGSGSGSATGPGAGSGPGAETVRLVAAVRPGVRAERGDPAYDSGVAAGVFVRDARGRKVRGLVGAGDAVFPDFTDVRVRKWWGGLLEELLPRGTAGLWLDGNEPLSLAAFGDATLPLSARHALDGREGDHREAHNVYGLLMARAAYEHLFELRPQERPFLVSRAGWAGSQRYGGVVAGPAVADWSGLRASLSLVLGLGLCGVPYCGPDVGGGEPLPPELYLRWFQLAAYLPLFRTRSPGGPGAAAPGRPRGPWEAAPWVLEHARAALAGRERLLPYFLTLARIARRTGAPYVRPPWWGSPGDRRLRDCGDTFLLGDALLVAPVLEPGAVRRAVRLPRGRWYDTVTEDMYEGPGTVVLEAPLSRIPLLARAGAVLPVASPAGGVELEVWAPAPGRTGRGVFAAGTGDGAERSRFERFTTRRDGGRVVVEREGGGEIGLPLRIRGLPAAES, from the coding sequence ATGGATGCGCGTGGCCTGGTGCGGTCGGTGGGGGTGCTGGGGACGGCCCGGGGTGTGCGGTCGGTCCGGTCGGCGTGGCGCCGGAGCCGGGCCGACGCGGCGGCGCTGCCGCGCCCGGGGGCGGAGCGGGCCCGGGTACCGGGGGCGGCCGTGGGCGCGGAGCCGCGGCCCGGTGGCGGGGTGGTGCGGTTCGCGCGGTCCTCGCTGCTGGTGCGGGTGACGGTGGGCGGCGCGGTGTTCTGCGGCTGGGACGGCGCCGGGCCGGAACCGTCGTACGGGCTGGCGCACGGCTGCCCGGCGGCCGACGCCCGGGCGGAGCTGGAGCCCGACACGGAGGGCGGCTGGCGGGTGGTCTCCGAGCGGATGACCGTGGCGGTCTCGCGTCTCGGCGCGGTGGAGTTCCGGACGCCGGGCGGGGTGGTGCTGCGGCGGGATCTGCCGCCGCGCTGGTGGGACCCGGCGGATGCGGGGGACGCGGGAAGCGCGGGGGACGCCGGGGGCACCCCTCCGGGTGCGGGCGGGTCCCGCTGGACCCAGTGTTCCCGGGTGGCGGCGGACGCGCGGTTCTTCGGCCTGGGCGGCCGCGCGGCGGGGCCGCGGCTGGCCGGCGGCCCGTACCGGCTCTGGAACACGGCCCCCGGCGGGGCGTTCGGGCCGGGGAACGACCCGCTGCCGGTGACGATGCCGGTGCAGCTGGTCGTCGCGGACGCGGGGACCCATCTGGTCTTCCACGACAACTCCTGGAACGGCTGGGTGCGGCTGCGGGAGGGCGCCGAGGGCGCGGGGTCCGGGCACGACCGGCCGGGCAGCTGCGAACTGCGGTTCGACGGCGGTCCGGTGCGCTCCTGGACGGTGGTGGGCGGCCCGGCCCGGGTGCTGCGCGGCTGGACGGCGCTCACCGGCGCGCCCGCGCTCCCGCCGGGCTGGGCGTTCGGGCACCAGCACGCGTACGACGCGTCCGGCGGCGGGGGCGGGGAGGGCGCGCCGGCGGTGGCGGCGGCGTACCGGGAGCTCGGGCTGCCGCTATCGGCCCTGCATGTGGACTCCCCCGGTCTTCCGGCGCAGCGGAAGGCCGGGCACGGGTCCGCCCACGGGACGGCCGGGAGCGACGGCCACGGAACGCGGCTCGGTCCCGGGTCCGGGTCCGGGTCCGCGACCGGCCCGGGCGCCGGCTCCGGCCCCGGCGCGGAGACGGTCCGGCTCGTGGCGGCCGTCCGGCCCGGGGTGCGCGCGGAGCGCGGCGATCCCGCGTACGACAGCGGGGTGGCCGCCGGTGTCTTCGTGCGGGACGCCAGGGGCCGGAAGGTGCGGGGCCTGGTCGGGGCCGGGGACGCGGTGTTCCCCGACTTCACCGATGTCCGGGTGCGCAAGTGGTGGGGCGGCCTCCTGGAGGAGCTGCTGCCGCGCGGTACCGCCGGTCTCTGGCTGGACGGGAACGAACCGCTGTCCCTGGCGGCGTTCGGTGACGCCACGCTGCCGCTGTCGGCGCGGCACGCGCTGGACGGGCGGGAGGGCGACCACCGGGAGGCGCACAACGTCTACGGCCTGCTGATGGCACGGGCCGCTTACGAGCACCTGTTCGAACTGCGCCCGCAGGAGCGGCCGTTCCTCGTCTCCCGTGCGGGGTGGGCGGGCAGCCAGCGCTACGGGGGCGTGGTGGCGGGCCCGGCGGTGGCGGACTGGAGTGGGCTGCGGGCGTCACTGTCGCTGGTGCTCGGTCTGGGGCTGTGCGGGGTGCCGTACTGCGGGCCGGACGTGGGCGGCGGTGAGCCGCTGCCGCCGGAGCTGTACCTGCGCTGGTTCCAGCTGGCCGCGTATCTGCCGCTGTTCCGCACCCGGTCACCCGGCGGCCCCGGTGCGGCGGCGCCGGGCCGGCCGCGGGGGCCGTGGGAGGCGGCGCCCTGGGTGCTGGAGCACGCCCGGGCCGCGCTGGCCGGGCGCGAGCGGCTGCTGCCGTACTTCCTGACGCTGGCGCGGATCGCGCGGCGCACCGGGGCCCCGTATGTGCGTCCGCCGTGGTGGGGCTCGCCGGGTGACCGGCGGTTGCGGGACTGCGGGGACACGTTCCTGCTGGGCGACGCGCTGCTGGTCGCACCGGTGCTCGAGCCGGGGGCCGTCCGGCGGGCGGTGCGGCTGCCGCGCGGGCGCTGGTACGACACGGTGACCGAAGACATGTACGAAGGGCCGGGGACCGTGGTGCTGGAGGCGCCGCTGTCGCGGATCCCGCTGCTGGCGCGGGCGGGCGCGGTGCTGCCGGTGGCGTCGCCGGCGGGCGGGGTGGAGCTGGAGGTGTGGGCCCCGGCACCGGGGCGGACGGGACGCGGGGTGTTCGCGGCGGGCACGGGTGACGGTGCGGAGCGTTCCCGGTTCGAGCGGTTCACCACCCGGCGTGACGGCGGGCGGGTGGTGGTCGAGCGGGAGGGCGGCGGTGAGATCGGGCTGCCGCTGCGGATCCGCGGGCTGCCGGCGGCGGAGAGCTGA
- a CDS encoding PTS sugar transporter subunit IIA, which yields MTTVTSPVAGRSIGLAAVPDPVFSGAMVGPGTAVDPVREPSAAVAPVDGIIVSLHPHAFVVVDEEGHGVLTHLGIDTVQFNGEGFELLVGKGDTVRRGDPVVRWDPAQVEAAGKSPVCPVVALEATAESLSDLSESGDVAAGALLFSWT from the coding sequence ATGACCACCGTGACGTCCCCGGTCGCCGGCCGTTCCATTGGACTCGCGGCAGTGCCCGATCCGGTGTTCTCCGGTGCGATGGTGGGCCCGGGCACCGCCGTTGACCCCGTGCGTGAGCCGTCCGCCGCCGTCGCACCCGTGGACGGCATCATCGTCTCCCTGCACCCGCACGCCTTTGTCGTCGTCGACGAGGAGGGGCACGGTGTGCTGACACATCTGGGCATCGACACGGTGCAGTTCAACGGCGAGGGCTTTGAACTGCTGGTCGGCAAGGGAGACACGGTGCGCCGGGGTGACCCGGTCGTGCGGTGGGACCCCGCGCAGGTCGAGGCGGCCGGCAAGTCCCCGGTCTGCCCGGTCGTGGCGCTGGAGGCCACCGCGGAGTCGCTCTCCGACCTCTCCGAGTCCGGTGACGTCGCCGCGGGCGCCCTTCTCTTCTCCTGGACTTGA
- a CDS encoding CDP-alcohol phosphatidyltransferase family protein, which translates to MEVQETRVQTDRVLTIPNILSMARLLGVPLFLWLILLPEFGGPKADGWALLVLALSGVSDYLDGKLARRWNQISSLGRILDPAADRLYILTTIVGLTWRDIIPLWLTAALLARDLILLVMVGILRRHGYPPPQVNFLGKAATFNLMYAFPLLLLSDGSGWLPQLAAIFGWAFAGWGTTLYWWAGTLYVVQVRRLVKADTSTD; encoded by the coding sequence GTGGAGGTCCAGGAGACAAGGGTCCAGACAGACCGTGTCCTCACCATCCCGAACATTCTCAGCATGGCCCGCCTGCTGGGCGTGCCCCTCTTCCTGTGGCTGATTCTGCTGCCGGAGTTCGGAGGGCCCAAAGCCGACGGATGGGCCCTGCTCGTCCTCGCCCTGAGCGGCGTCAGCGACTACCTGGACGGCAAGCTCGCCCGCCGCTGGAACCAGATCAGCAGCCTGGGACGGATCCTCGACCCGGCGGCCGACCGCCTGTACATCCTCACGACCATCGTCGGCCTGACGTGGCGCGACATCATCCCGCTCTGGCTGACCGCGGCGCTCCTCGCGCGGGACCTCATCCTGCTGGTGATGGTGGGCATCCTCCGCCGGCACGGCTATCCGCCGCCCCAGGTCAACTTTCTCGGCAAGGCGGCGACGTTCAACCTCATGTACGCCTTCCCGTTGCTGCTGCTGAGTGACGGAAGCGGATGGCTTCCGCAGCTCGCTGCTATTTTCGGATGGGCGTTCGCGGGATGGGGTACAACTCTCTACTGGTGGGCAGGAACTCTCTATGTGGTTCAGGTCCGCCGACTCGTGAAGGCGGATACCTCGACCGACTGA
- a CDS encoding mannose-1-phosphate guanyltransferase, giving the protein MKAVVMAGGEGTRLRPMTSSMPKPLLPVANRPIMEHVLRLLKRHGLSETVVTVQFLASLVKNYFGDGEELGMELTYANEEKPLGTAGSVKNAEEALKDDSFLVISGDALTDFDLTELVNFHKEKGALVTVCLTRVPNPLEFGITIVDEEGKVERFLEKPTWGQVFSDTVNTGIYVMEPEVFDYVEADVSVDWSGDVFPQLMKEGKPIYGYIAEGYWEDVGTHESYVKAQADVLEGKVDVDIDGFEISPGVWVAEGAEVSPEAVLRGPLYIGDYAKVESGVEIREHTVVGSNVVVKSGAFLHKAVVHDNVYIGQQSNLRGCVIGKNTDIMRAARIEDGAVIGDECLVGEESIVQGNVRVYPFKTIEAGAFVNTSVIWESRGQAQLFGARGVSGILNVEITPELVVRLAGAYATTLKKGSTVTTARDHSRGARALKRAVISALQTSAIDVRDLENVPLPVARQQTARGSAGGIMIRTTPGVPDSVDIMFFDERGADLSQAGQRKLDRVFARQEYRRAFPGEIGDLRFPASVFDAYTGSLLRAVDTTGVAEAGLKIVVDASNGSAGLVLPSLLGRLGVDALTINPGLDESRPTETADARRSGLVRLGEIVASARAAFGVRFDPVGERLSLVDERGRIVEDDRALLVMLDLVAAERRSGRVALPVTTTRIAEQVAAYHGTQVEWTTTSPDDLTRVSRAESTVFGGDGRGGFIVPEFSSVFDGTAAFVRLIALVARTQLTLSQIDARIPRAHVRRRDIATPWAVKGLVMRSVVEAAGDRHVDTTDGVRVVEADGRWIMVLPDPAEAVTHLWAEGPDDASAQQLLDEWAAVVDSAGR; this is encoded by the coding sequence ATGAAGGCCGTCGTGATGGCCGGCGGTGAAGGCACACGCCTTCGCCCCATGACCTCAAGCATGCCCAAGCCACTGCTGCCGGTGGCGAACCGGCCAATCATGGAGCATGTTCTGAGGCTGCTCAAGCGGCACGGGCTGAGCGAGACCGTGGTGACGGTGCAGTTTCTCGCCTCCCTCGTCAAGAACTACTTCGGTGACGGGGAAGAGCTCGGAATGGAGCTCACTTATGCCAACGAGGAAAAGCCCCTCGGTACTGCCGGCAGCGTCAAGAACGCCGAGGAAGCCCTCAAGGACGACTCCTTCCTCGTCATCTCCGGTGACGCGCTCACCGATTTCGACCTCACCGAGCTCGTCAACTTCCACAAGGAGAAGGGCGCACTCGTCACCGTCTGCCTGACCAGAGTGCCCAATCCCCTCGAATTCGGCATCACCATTGTCGACGAGGAGGGGAAGGTCGAGCGGTTCCTGGAGAAGCCGACGTGGGGGCAGGTGTTCTCGGACACCGTCAACACCGGCATTTACGTCATGGAGCCGGAGGTCTTCGACTACGTCGAGGCCGATGTCTCGGTCGACTGGTCCGGCGATGTCTTCCCGCAGCTGATGAAGGAAGGCAAGCCGATCTACGGCTACATCGCCGAGGGCTACTGGGAGGACGTCGGCACCCACGAGAGTTACGTCAAGGCACAGGCCGACGTGCTCGAGGGCAAGGTCGATGTGGACATCGACGGTTTCGAGATCTCTCCCGGTGTCTGGGTGGCCGAGGGCGCCGAGGTGAGTCCGGAGGCGGTACTGCGCGGCCCGCTCTACATCGGTGACTACGCCAAGGTGGAATCCGGGGTCGAGATCCGGGAGCACACCGTCGTCGGATCGAATGTCGTCGTGAAGAGCGGCGCCTTCCTGCACAAGGCCGTGGTCCACGACAACGTGTACATCGGCCAGCAGAGCAATCTGCGCGGCTGTGTCATCGGCAAGAACACCGACATCATGCGCGCCGCCCGGATCGAGGACGGAGCCGTGATCGGCGACGAGTGCCTCGTCGGCGAAGAATCGATTGTGCAGGGCAACGTCCGGGTCTACCCGTTCAAGACCATCGAGGCGGGCGCCTTCGTCAACACCTCGGTGATCTGGGAATCCCGCGGCCAGGCGCAGCTTTTCGGGGCCCGCGGGGTGAGCGGCATCCTCAACGTCGAGATCACCCCCGAACTGGTGGTGCGGCTCGCAGGGGCCTATGCGACCACCCTCAAGAAGGGCTCGACGGTCACCACGGCGCGCGACCACTCCCGGGGCGCCCGGGCGCTCAAGAGGGCCGTGATCTCCGCCCTCCAGACCAGCGCCATCGACGTGCGGGACCTGGAGAACGTGCCGCTGCCGGTGGCCCGTCAGCAGACCGCGCGCGGCAGCGCCGGCGGCATCATGATCCGCACGACCCCCGGGGTGCCCGACTCCGTCGACATCATGTTCTTCGACGAACGCGGCGCGGATCTCTCCCAGGCGGGGCAGCGCAAACTCGACCGGGTCTTCGCCCGCCAGGAGTACCGCCGGGCCTTCCCCGGGGAGATCGGCGATCTCCGCTTCCCGGCCAGCGTGTTCGACGCGTACACCGGTTCGCTGCTGCGTGCCGTCGACACCACGGGCGTCGCCGAGGCAGGACTCAAGATCGTGGTCGACGCCTCCAACGGCAGCGCCGGACTGGTCCTCCCCAGCCTCCTCGGGCGGCTCGGGGTCGACGCTCTGACGATCAACCCGGGCCTCGACGAGTCGCGTCCCACCGAGACGGCGGACGCCCGCCGCTCCGGCCTGGTGCGGCTCGGCGAGATCGTCGCCTCCGCCCGCGCCGCGTTCGGGGTGCGCTTCGACCCCGTCGGCGAGCGGCTGTCCCTGGTCGACGAGCGCGGACGGATCGTGGAGGACGACCGCGCCCTGCTGGTCATGCTGGATCTGGTGGCGGCCGAGCGGCGCAGCGGGCGGGTCGCGCTCCCCGTGACCACCACCAGGATCGCGGAGCAGGTCGCCGCATACCACGGCACGCAGGTGGAGTGGACGACGACGTCACCGGACGACCTGACCCGGGTCAGCCGTGCGGAGTCCACGGTCTTCGGCGGCGACGGCAGGGGCGGTTTCATCGTCCCCGAGTTCAGCAGCGTCTTCGACGGTACGGCCGCCTTCGTCCGCCTGATCGCCCTGGTCGCCCGGACTCAGCTGACGCTGAGTCAGATCGACGCGCGGATCCCGCGGGCCCATGTGCGGCGCCGGGACATCGCCACGCCGTGGGCGGTCAAGGGCCTCGTCATGCGCAGCGTGGTGGAAGCCGCCGGTGACCGGCACGTCGACACCACGGACGGTGTGCGGGTCGTGGAGGCCGACGGCCGCTGGATCATGGTCCTGCCGGACCCGGCGGAGGCGGTCACCCATCTGTGGGCCGAGGGCCCGGACGACGCCTCCGCGCAGCAGCTGCTCGACGAGTGGGCCGCGGTGGTGGACAGCGCCGGCCGCTGA